The following coding sequences are from one Coffea arabica cultivar ET-39 chromosome 11e, Coffea Arabica ET-39 HiFi, whole genome shotgun sequence window:
- the LOC113719162 gene encoding protein NEOXANTHIN-DEFICIENT 1 isoform X4, with translation MKEENDVNGSKILKVEPMDHRKTHSPSGYGKPPWVFRGSALYQLHLVKAETARAFIPKEFRLVEAFGYTLGGFFLANYDDSPAGKFDELVVIAGTVWNPPTSCAWAARVLVNSDEACIHGQKVGIRYWTSKPSCKIFKASELESSGWMGPLVKLSLPSFSGRTKYNHHLLKYSCQIECRVRAVAPAKVLGPPPPAVDVDEERSCRELRRKKRSLSVSVLLSKPILALQFNRLEMKVEAPTTVCKR, from the exons ATGAAAGAAGAAAATGat GTGAATGGGAGCAAAATCTTGAAGGTTGAACCCATGGATCATAGAAAAACGCATTCTCCATCCGGATATGGCAAACCCCCCTGGGTATTCAGAGGCAG CGCCCTATACCAGCTCCATCTTGTCAAAGCAGAGACTGCTCGAGCTTTCATCCCCAAGGAGTTCAGATTGGTTGAAGCTTTTGG GTACACTCTTGGTGGATTCTTTCTCGCTAATTATGATGACAGCCCTGCTGGGAAATTTGATGAG CTTGTGGTGATTGCAGGCACTGTATGGAACCCACCAACATCTTGTGC ATGGGCTGCCAGGGTGCTGGTGAACAGTGATGAAGCTTGCATTCATGGACAAAAGGTAGGAATCA GATATTGGACTTCCAAGCCAAGTTGCAAAATTTTCAAAG CCTCTGAACTGGAGTCCAGCGGGTGGATGGGTCCACTTGTTAAACTGTCGCTTCCGAGCTTTAG TGGGCGGACCAAGTACAACCATCACCTCCTCAAGTATTCTTGCCAGATTGAGTGCAG GGTGAGAGCAGTGGCACCTGCAAAAGTATTAGGGCCTCCTCCCCCTGCTGTGGATGTAGATGAAGAAAGATCTTGCAGAGAGTtgaggagaaagaaaagaagcctCAGCGTGTCAGTGTTGCTATCCAAACCAATTTTAGCGCTGCAGTTCAATCGTCTGGAAATGAAGGTTGAAGCCCCAACAACGGTCTGTAAACGCTAA
- the LOC113719162 gene encoding protein NEOXANTHIN-DEFICIENT 1 isoform X1: MKEENDVNGSKILKVEPMDHRKTHSPSGYGKPPWVFRGSALYQLHLVKAETARAFIPKEFRLVEAFGYTLGGFFLANYDDSPAGKFDELVVIAGTVWNPPTSCAWAARVLVNSDEACIHGQKDIGLPSQVAKFSKTVRAIAKTSETKTSGFLNMVGMFSLDGPKNSMDVQVSEMKGMEEMNICNINFSAPASELESSGWMGPLVKLSLPSFSGRTKYNHHLLKYSCQIECRVRAVAPAKVLGPPPPAVDVDEERSCRELRRKKRSLSVSVLLSKPILALQFNRLEMKVEAPTTVCKR, translated from the exons ATGAAAGAAGAAAATGat GTGAATGGGAGCAAAATCTTGAAGGTTGAACCCATGGATCATAGAAAAACGCATTCTCCATCCGGATATGGCAAACCCCCCTGGGTATTCAGAGGCAG CGCCCTATACCAGCTCCATCTTGTCAAAGCAGAGACTGCTCGAGCTTTCATCCCCAAGGAGTTCAGATTGGTTGAAGCTTTTGG GTACACTCTTGGTGGATTCTTTCTCGCTAATTATGATGACAGCCCTGCTGGGAAATTTGATGAG CTTGTGGTGATTGCAGGCACTGTATGGAACCCACCAACATCTTGTGC ATGGGCTGCCAGGGTGCTGGTGAACAGTGATGAAGCTTGCATTCATGGACAAAAG GATATTGGACTTCCAAGCCAAGTTGCAAAATTTTCAAAG ACAGTTAGAGCAATTGCAAAGACTTCAGAAACTAAAACCAGTGGATTCCTGAATATGGTTGGCATGTTTAGTCTTGATGGCCCTAAAAATTCTATGGACGTACAAGTGTCTGAAATGAAGGGTATGGAAGAGATGAATATCTGCAACATCAACTTTAGTGCCCCTG CCTCTGAACTGGAGTCCAGCGGGTGGATGGGTCCACTTGTTAAACTGTCGCTTCCGAGCTTTAG TGGGCGGACCAAGTACAACCATCACCTCCTCAAGTATTCTTGCCAGATTGAGTGCAG GGTGAGAGCAGTGGCACCTGCAAAAGTATTAGGGCCTCCTCCCCCTGCTGTGGATGTAGATGAAGAAAGATCTTGCAGAGAGTtgaggagaaagaaaagaagcctCAGCGTGTCAGTGTTGCTATCCAAACCAATTTTAGCGCTGCAGTTCAATCGTCTGGAAATGAAGGTTGAAGCCCCAACAACGGTCTGTAAACGCTAA
- the LOC113719162 gene encoding protein NEOXANTHIN-DEFICIENT 1 isoform X2, giving the protein MDHRKTHSPSGYGKPPWVFRGSALYQLHLVKAETARAFIPKEFRLVEAFGYTLGGFFLANYDDSPAGKFDELVVIAGTVWNPPTSCAWAARVLVNSDEACIHGQKDIGLPSQVAKFSKTVRAIAKTSETKTSGFLNMVGMFSLDGPKNSMDVQVSEMKGMEEMNICNINFSAPASELESSGWMGPLVKLSLPSFSGRTKYNHHLLKYSCQIECRVRAVAPAKVLGPPPPAVDVDEERSCRELRRKKRSLSVSVLLSKPILALQFNRLEMKVEAPTTVCKR; this is encoded by the exons ATGGATCATAGAAAAACGCATTCTCCATCCGGATATGGCAAACCCCCCTGGGTATTCAGAGGCAG CGCCCTATACCAGCTCCATCTTGTCAAAGCAGAGACTGCTCGAGCTTTCATCCCCAAGGAGTTCAGATTGGTTGAAGCTTTTGG GTACACTCTTGGTGGATTCTTTCTCGCTAATTATGATGACAGCCCTGCTGGGAAATTTGATGAG CTTGTGGTGATTGCAGGCACTGTATGGAACCCACCAACATCTTGTGC ATGGGCTGCCAGGGTGCTGGTGAACAGTGATGAAGCTTGCATTCATGGACAAAAG GATATTGGACTTCCAAGCCAAGTTGCAAAATTTTCAAAG ACAGTTAGAGCAATTGCAAAGACTTCAGAAACTAAAACCAGTGGATTCCTGAATATGGTTGGCATGTTTAGTCTTGATGGCCCTAAAAATTCTATGGACGTACAAGTGTCTGAAATGAAGGGTATGGAAGAGATGAATATCTGCAACATCAACTTTAGTGCCCCTG CCTCTGAACTGGAGTCCAGCGGGTGGATGGGTCCACTTGTTAAACTGTCGCTTCCGAGCTTTAG TGGGCGGACCAAGTACAACCATCACCTCCTCAAGTATTCTTGCCAGATTGAGTGCAG GGTGAGAGCAGTGGCACCTGCAAAAGTATTAGGGCCTCCTCCCCCTGCTGTGGATGTAGATGAAGAAAGATCTTGCAGAGAGTtgaggagaaagaaaagaagcctCAGCGTGTCAGTGTTGCTATCCAAACCAATTTTAGCGCTGCAGTTCAATCGTCTGGAAATGAAGGTTGAAGCCCCAACAACGGTCTGTAAACGCTAA
- the LOC113719162 gene encoding protein NEOXANTHIN-DEFICIENT 1 isoform X3, translating into MKEENDVNGSKILKVEPMDHRKTHSPSGYGKPPWVFRGSALYQLHLVKAETARAFIPKEFRLVEAFGYTLGGFFLANYDDSPAGKFDELVVIAGTVWNPPTSCAWAARVLVNSDEACIHGQKDIGLPSQVAKFSKTVRAIAKTSETKTSGFLNMVGMFSLDGPKNSMDVQVSEMKGMEEMNICNINFSAPASELESSGWMGPLVKLSLPSFRAVLAVGGPSTTITSSSILARLSAGFSLLFCMYSSCHSIFRLLAKPLLESFLPAIRRVLFQIH; encoded by the exons ATGAAAGAAGAAAATGat GTGAATGGGAGCAAAATCTTGAAGGTTGAACCCATGGATCATAGAAAAACGCATTCTCCATCCGGATATGGCAAACCCCCCTGGGTATTCAGAGGCAG CGCCCTATACCAGCTCCATCTTGTCAAAGCAGAGACTGCTCGAGCTTTCATCCCCAAGGAGTTCAGATTGGTTGAAGCTTTTGG GTACACTCTTGGTGGATTCTTTCTCGCTAATTATGATGACAGCCCTGCTGGGAAATTTGATGAG CTTGTGGTGATTGCAGGCACTGTATGGAACCCACCAACATCTTGTGC ATGGGCTGCCAGGGTGCTGGTGAACAGTGATGAAGCTTGCATTCATGGACAAAAG GATATTGGACTTCCAAGCCAAGTTGCAAAATTTTCAAAG ACAGTTAGAGCAATTGCAAAGACTTCAGAAACTAAAACCAGTGGATTCCTGAATATGGTTGGCATGTTTAGTCTTGATGGCCCTAAAAATTCTATGGACGTACAAGTGTCTGAAATGAAGGGTATGGAAGAGATGAATATCTGCAACATCAACTTTAGTGCCCCTG CCTCTGAACTGGAGTCCAGCGGGTGGATGGGTCCACTTGTTAAACTGTCGCTTCCGAGCTTTAG GGCTGTGCTTGCAGTGGGCGGACCAAGTACAACCATCACCTCCTCAAGTATTCTTGCCAGATTGAGTGCAGGTTTCTCTTTGCTCTTTTGCATGTATTCGAGCTGTCATTCAATATTTAGACTGCTAGCGAAGCCATTGTTGGAGTCTTTTCTGCCTGCCATACGGAGGGTTCTTTTCCAAATACATTAA